In a genomic window of Helianthus annuus cultivar XRQ/B chromosome 10, HanXRQr2.0-SUNRISE, whole genome shotgun sequence:
- the LOC110884723 gene encoding 50S ribosomal protein L18, chloroplastic: protein MSSVSLSFLQSACSYSNLHHHQKLLIKPPLISSSSRTTSLVVQASARTRQDNRKARHTRIRKKVEGTPERPRMCVFRSNKHLYVQVIDDTKMHTLASASTMQKPLSEEFDFTSGPTIDVAKKIGEAIAKSCIEKGITAVAFDRGGYPYHGRIQALADSAREHGLQF, encoded by the exons ATGTCATCAGTTTCGCTGTCATTTCTACAGAGCGCATGCTCCTATTCGAATCTTCATCACCACCAGAAGCTTCTGATTAAACCACCATTGATTTCTTCATCGTCTCGAACAACTTCTCTAGTTGTACAAGCCTCCGCCAGAACTCGTCAAGATAACAGAAAAGCTCGTCATACTCGTATTCGTAAGAAG GTGGAGGGGACACCCGAAAGACCAAGAATGTGCGTCTTTCGATCCAACAAGCATCTGTACGTCCAAGTGATTGATGATACTAAAATGCATACTCTTGCATCAGCTTCTACGATGCAGAAACCGCTCTCTGAGGAGTTTGATTTCACCTCTGGTCCCACAATT GATGTAGCTAAGAAAATAGGGGAAGCGATTGCAAAGTCGTGCATAGAGAAAGGGATCACGGCTGTGGCCTTTGATCGAGGTGGTTATCCTTATCATGGACGAATTCAGGCGCTTGCTGATTCAGCTCGAGAACATGGTCTTCAATTCTAG